A portion of the Toxoplasma gondii ME49 chromosome VIIb, whole genome shotgun sequence genome contains these proteins:
- a CDS encoding hypothetical protein (encoded by transcript TGME49_258840~Signal peptide predicted by SignalP 2.0 HMM (probability 0.960) with cleavage site probability 0.545 at residue 35~Predicted trans-membrane domain (TMHMM2.0):11-34): MANRFENHKATALGVRLLLACSLFAVLSDFAVAQSKPFVLQKIPRLPTAAAPDTDGVTPLDSRQDTLEKAASDFAQASEKNHQESTAIHPRPSLSPPPSHDEALPSAAVVSLDFEARRDSEKAHKTRRRSKRGSDEGHSLKPGAAQDDSDDGEKTHTESREKEERQDAEKGRETSSGEIPTVIKKQAGTSEVAGVGSRTEDRSLRLHRDSDRGRARQRGEREETKSAGEGEREETNAKELEREETNARELEMEETNAKEGEREETNAREGERETKSAGADRRERDEEKFWRDEAQISKNLWRNGRGPSSEKRTHLWFEEDVGIFRKTDRIRSRDGPGIFGKLNAALRGDRWLRRTLAKRSEFGMSLNAFIGILGIMMMALALKSQYDAHRLLIASSKQLKRALDLSESMKLLESGQVSETASVADEAPVGVNSLLTPQATPDARWSNFRRRFLAPLLIGRKHARTPSAPIERVGELDAVDPPVHSAVRPTRPPEVDKQSTPREEEPDNWSFFPDEVEDVLDVGYSRRSLENRGGIEQTSKARARWARAKAAAAAGAAFRSQLSEEGGLQRTSAAVS; encoded by the exons ATGGCCAACCGTTTTGAGAACCACAAGGCGACGGCTCTCGGGGTCCGTCTGCTGCTCGCCTGTTCACTTTTCGCCGTTCTCAGCGATTTTGCAGTGGCTCAAAGTAAACCTTTTGTTCTCCAGAAGATTCCGAGGCTTCCCACTGCCGCGGCTCCCGACACGGACGGCGTTACCCCTCTCGATTCTCGACAAGATACACTCGAAAAGGCTGCAAGCGACTTCGCACAGGCATCAGAGAAGAATCATCAGGAGTCTACTGCCATCCACCCCCGtccctccctgtctcccccgCCTTCTCACGATGAAGCCCTGCCGTCAGCtgctgttgtctctctcgactttgAGGCAAGACGCGACAGCGAAAAAGCACACAAGACGCGCAGGAGATCGAAACGTggaagcgacgaaggccACTCGTTGAAGCCGGGAGCAGCCCAAGACGACTCcgacgacggcgagaagacacacacagaaagccgcgaaaaagaagaacgccAAGATGCTGAGAAAGGGCGCGAGACCAGCAGTGGGGAAATACCAACCGTAATTAAAAAACAAGCGGGGACAAGCGAGGTAGCAGGAGTTGGGAGCCGTACAGAAGACCGCAGCCTGCGATTGCATAGAGACTCCGATCGCGGTCGCGCCaggcaaagaggagagagggaggagacaaagagtgcgggagaaggtgagagggaggaaacgaatGCGAAAGAACTtgagagggaggaaacgaatGCAAGAGAACTTGAGATGGAGGAAACGAATGCGAAAGAAGGTGAGCGGGAGGAAACGAATgcgagagaaggtgagagggagacaaagagtGCGGGAGCAGATCGCAGAGAAAGGGACGAGGAGAAGTTCTGGCGAGACGAAGCGCAGATCTCAAAAAATCTCTGGCGCAACGGCAGAGGCCcgagcagcgagaagcgaactCACTTGTGGTTCGAGGAGGACGTCGGTATCTTTCGAAAAACGGATCGGATCAGGTCTCGTGACGGCCCCGGCATCTTCGGGAAACTCAACGCAGCTCTCAGAGGCGACCGCTGGCTTCGTCGGACACT AGCAAAGAGATCCGAGTTCGGTATGTCCTTGAACGCGTTCATCGGCATTCTTGGGATAATGATGATGGCGCTGGCGTTGAAGAGCCAGTATGACGCCCACCGACTTCTCATTG CGTCTTCcaagcagctgaagagagCCTTGGATCTCAGCGAGAGTATGAAGTTGCTAGAGTCTGGACAAGTTTCTGAGACAGCCTCTGTGGCCGACGAAGCCCCAGTGGGTGTGAACAGCTTGCTCACCCCGCAAGCGACTCCTGACGCGCGCTGGAGTAACTTTCGGAGGCGTTTCCTCGCCCCGCTGCTCATCGGGAGGAAGCATGCACGCACTCCGTCAGCTCCCATTGAACGTGTCGGAGAGCTGGACGCAGTGGACCCCCCAGTCCATTCTGCAGTCAGGCCAACAAGGCCCCCAGAAGTCGACAAGCAAAGCACTCCCCGCGAGGAGGAACCGGACAACTGGAGTTTCTTCCCGGATGAAGTCGAAGATGTCCTCGACGTCGGCTATTCAAGACGGAGCCTCGAGAACCGCGGAGGCATCGAGCAAACGTCCAAAGCACGGGCGCGGTGGGCAAGAGCCAAAGCAGCTGCGGCGGCTGGTGCGGCCTTCCGTAGCCAGCTTTCAGAGGAGGGTGGACTTCAGAGAACAAGTGCGGCTGTAAGTTAA